The Euzebyales bacterium sequence CACCACACCCCGATCCTGGACCGGGAAACCGTAGGCACCGGTCACGGGCAGGTCGATCCAGGAGAGATCCATCACGAACCCGGTGCACCACACGACGTTGGCGACCTGCAGGATCGTTCCGTCGTCGAGTGTCGGCGAGCCGTCGCGCACGCCGGCCGTCCTCGGGACCCACTCGATCCCGGCGGCAGCGATGTCCCTGCGGCCGACCCGCCCGCGCGGGATGCCGCGGGGAGGGTCCAGGAACTCGTCGCGCACCTTCCGCCCGATGGGTGAGCCGACCGTGAGCACACGCGAGGCCAGGAACCAGATGAACGGCATGAGCACCCTGTCGGGCACGCTCCCGGCGCGCGTCGGCTCCTGACCGGGATCGCGTCCCGACAGCCAGGTCGGGTGCGTCTTCGATACCTCCACCGCGATCTCGGCGCCGGAGTTGGCGGCACCCACGACCAGGACGCCACCGTTGGCGAGCTGCGACGGGTTGCGGTACGCGCTGGAGTGGAGCTGGACGATGGCCGGATCGAGCTGCTCGGCGAAGTCCGGAATGCGCGGTGTGTGGTAGGTGCCCGTGGCCACCACCACATCGGCCGCGGTGTAGGTGCGGTCGCCGGCGCTGACCTCGAACGACTCCCCACGCCGGGAGAGGCGGTCGACCCTGACGCCCGTCTCGACCGGCAGGTGGAAGCGCTCCGCGTACGTCTCGAGGTAGTCGGCGACCTGATCCTTGGTCGGATACACATGACGCGCCGCCGGGAACGCCATGCCCGGCAGGCCGTCATAGCGCGCCGTCGTGAAGAGCCGCAGCGAGTCCCACCGTCTGCGCCATGCGTCGCCCACCCGATGGTAAGCGTCGAGGATGACGAAGTCGCGATCCTGCTGCGCCAGGTGGTAGCCGACCGCCAGACCCGACTGGCTCCCACCGATCACCACGGTGTCGACCTGCTCGCCTGCACCTGTCACGACAGCACCTTTCGGAGCCGGGATCATCGGCCGCGGGGTGACCGTCGGGTGGATCCTGATGGTCTCCACCGGTGGGCATGCGGCCCTCATCGTGACACACGGTACGAACGCTGCGGGTGCCTGCCATCGGGAGCACTGCGGATCCTTCGACGACGTAGGTGATGGGTGAGATCACCCATGCGGTACGAGCATGCGTCCCGCCGGCGGGGTCCCACGGCCCGCGCCTTCCCGCCTTGACGGTGGCGACGCCACTGGGCAGGGTGACCCACGGGCCGCACGGGTCGACCGGCTGGGACCGGGCGTGGAGGATGGGAGCGCGGTGGCTGCGTTGGATGCACTGGGGCGGATCCACCGATGATGGAGGTCCAGTCCGCAGCCCGGGGACGGGCGGCGGTGGAGCGGCTGGCCTGGGACGAGGCGTTCGATGCCTTCGCCGCGGCTGACGCACTGGCACCGTTGCACGCCGATGATCTGCAGCGACTGGCAACCGCGGCCTTCCTGCTCGGGCGGGTCGACACGGCGGTCGATGCGCTGATCCGCGCCTTCGAGGCGCACCGCGCGACCGACGCGGTGCGGGCGGCTCTCCGTTGCGCGTTCTGGATCATCTTCATCCTGCTGGGTCGTGGCGACGTCGCGCAGGTCGGTGGCTGGCGCGCACGGTGCGGTCCGCTGCTGGACGCGCTCCCTGCGGACGCCACCGAGCACGGCTACCTGCAGTGTGTCGAGGCGTACCGCCTGGAGCTCGTCGACGGTGACCACGGATCCGCGCGCGCCGCGGCCCACGGGGTCGTCGAGGTCGGCCAGCGGGCTCGCGACGACGACCTCGTCGCGCTGGGGCTCACCGTGGCGGGGCGGGCGGCGATCGAGGACGGACACGCCGCACGGGGACTCGCCGACCTCGACGAGGCGATGGCGGCGGTGACCGGCGGCGTGCTGTCCCCACCGGTGGCCGGAGCCGTGTACTGCTCGCTGATCGAGGCTTGCGAGGAGATCGGGTCCACGCGCCGCTGCGGCGCAGGACGGTCGCACGGTGCGTCAGGCACTGACCGGTGAACGTCACCATCCCGCGCTGCCGGTCGCACCAGGGGGGTCAGCGCGTCGGTCCACTCACGTTCGCGGCGCACGTCGCCGTTGGGACCGTGCCTGTTGGCGCATCCGCAGCCTGTCCGTGCCGATCCGGCCGTCCCGTCGGAACCGCCGTTTCCGGGGGTGGCGTCGAAGCTGTCAGCCCGGCTGCCGCGTCCGTGCCGGCCCGGGCGACGGCGTTCGGTCGGGCCGGCACGCTGCCGACAACCCGAGCGACGCGCGGGCGCTGTCCAGCCGGCCGCTCGGTTGACGCCCCGCTCATTGCTCGCCCCGCTGATCGCCCCACCACGACGTCGGAGGTGACGTCGGTGGCGCGACCAGGGGTGTGGCCTCGCTGCGTCCGGCGGTGGCCGGCGAGCTGGACCAGCGGAGGGCGATCAGGCCCGACGACGTGGGTGATCGCTCGCGCTTCATCTGCACGGGGTCGACGCGTCAGCCGGCGGTCATGGATCGCCGATGGTGGGTGGGTCGGCGTACGTCAGCCAGACGACCATGCTCGCCACCACCGGAG is a genomic window containing:
- a CDS encoding NAD(P)-binding domain-containing protein, giving the protein MTGAGEQVDTVVIGGSQSGLAVGYHLAQQDRDFVILDAYHRVGDAWRRRWDSLRLFTTARYDGLPGMAFPAARHVYPTKDQVADYLETYAERFHLPVETGVRVDRLSRRGESFEVSAGDRTYTAADVVVATGTYHTPRIPDFAEQLDPAIVQLHSSAYRNPSQLANGGVLVVGAANSGAEIAVEVSKTHPTWLSGRDPGQEPTRAGSVPDRVLMPFIWFLASRVLTVGSPIGRKVRDEFLDPPRGIPRGRVGRRDIAAAGIEWVPRTAGVRDGSPTLDDGTILQVANVVWCTGFVMDLSWIDLPVTGAYGFPVQDRGVVPSQPGLYFIGMPFQRALSSALLGGVGRDAADIAGHIASGAADHTMAAI